The proteins below are encoded in one region of candidate division KSB1 bacterium:
- a CDS encoding methyltransferase domain-containing protein, which produces MNLWQRIRRKLESNPVETVDAHTGYERWASKYKDEDNPLLSLEKNAIQTLLPNLNQLNILDFGCGVGRGIKMMADHGAACVVGIDFSFNMLTEAKSQLHIESNSRLLQANGLFLPFVKDSFEVVLSSFVMGHIEQLGEALKEIVRVTRSGGTILISDFHPFCTIIGWNRSFLEWHGNRYKEFRIRNYVHLHEDYFRIFKEANLKLEEIREPRIDDSVKHFFDRTPKGRETYKQSVGYPAVLIFKLSKP; this is translated from the coding sequence ATGAATTTGTGGCAGCGTATTCGTCGCAAGCTTGAGTCTAATCCGGTCGAAACCGTTGACGCACATACAGGTTATGAACGTTGGGCGTCAAAATACAAAGATGAAGACAACCCACTGCTTAGCCTTGAGAAAAATGCGATCCAAACGCTGCTGCCAAATCTCAATCAACTAAATATACTCGATTTCGGTTGTGGAGTCGGTCGAGGAATAAAAATGATGGCGGATCATGGAGCTGCTTGTGTCGTCGGTATAGACTTTTCATTCAATATGCTTACCGAAGCTAAATCCCAATTGCATATTGAAAGCAATTCAAGATTATTACAAGCAAATGGACTGTTTTTGCCTTTTGTAAAGGACAGTTTTGAAGTAGTGCTTTCATCATTCGTTATGGGACATATTGAACAATTAGGTGAGGCGCTAAAGGAAATTGTACGCGTTACACGATCTGGCGGGACTATACTCATTTCTGACTTTCATCCATTCTGTACGATCATTGGATGGAATCGGTCATTTTTGGAGTGGCATGGCAATCGTTATAAAGAGTTTCGTATTCGCAACTATGTCCATTTGCATGAAGATTACTTTCGAATTTTTAAGGAAGCTAATTTAAAATTAGAAGAGATCCGCGAACCCCGGATTGACGATTCCGTTAAACATTTTTTTGACCGAACTCCAAAAGGTCGCGAAACCTATAAACAATCCGTTGGATATCCAGCAGTTTTAATTTTCAAATTAAGCAAACCTTAA